A stretch of the Xiphophorus couchianus chromosome 15, X_couchianus-1.0, whole genome shotgun sequence genome encodes the following:
- the LOC114158725 gene encoding cytochrome P450 2K1-like isoform X2, with the protein MGAMEVFLQSFSPVSVLGSVILILIGFHFFLSKSRPQGHRQGPPGPKPLPINLLQLDIKRLDQSFLKLSKTYGSVFTVHMGPKKTVVLTGYKTVKEAFVSYAEEFGERVASTVTKEANLHHGIVWANGDSWKEMRRFALTNLKDFGMGKRVCEEKIIEECHVLIQKLKEFKGEAFDLSQHINYAACNVICSMVYGKRFEYDDPEFTTVVNRTNQAIQLLGSPSIQLYNMFPKFGKLVFSARKKMSDIFAANKQHHLMLLNRLKETLSPQMCRGVADAFLIHQQQLKESGITDSHYHNDNLLVTIMNLFSGGTETTSSTLRWAFLFMAKYPKIQDQVRQELRNVIGSRQVQVEDRQNLPFTDAVIHEIQRMANILPLAISHRTSQDITFHGYFIEKGTPVIAVLTSVLQDESEWEKPNVFYPGNFLSKDGKFLKRDAFLPFSTGRRVCLGESLARMELFIFFATLLQHFRFSPPPGVTEEELDLTPQVGGTLSPQPHTLCVIPLN; encoded by the exons ATGGGAGCGATGGAGGTTTTTCTCCAGTCATTCAGCCCAGTTTCAGTTTTGGGGTCTGTGATTTTAATCCTCATTGGGtttcactttttcctctccaagTCCAGGCCTCAGGGCCACAGACAGGGACCACCAGGACCAAAACCCCTTCCCATCAACCTGCTGCAGCTGGATATTAAGAGACTTGACCAATCATTCCTGAAG cttTCTAAGACGTATGGATCTGTGTTCACTGTCCACATGGGACCAAAGAAGACAGTGGTCCTCACAGGGTATAAGACGGTGAAAGAAGCATTTGTCAGTTATGCTGAGGAGTTTGGAGAACGGGTAGCATCCACCGTGACTAAAGAAGCAAACCTGCATCATG GTATTGTATGGGCCAATGGAGACTCCTGGAAGGAAATGCGCCGCTTTGCTTTGACCAACCTGAAGGACTTTGGGATGGGAAAGAGAGTATGTGAGGAGAAAATCATTGAGGAATGTCACGTCCTCATCCAGAAGTTAAAGGAGTTTAAAG GTGAAGCTTTTGATTTGTCCCAACATATAAACTATGCAGCTTGTAATGTAATCTGCTCCATGGTTTATGGCAAAAGATTTGAATATGATGATCCAGAGTTCACTACCGTTGTAAATCGAACAAACCAAGCCATTCAACTGTTGGGCTCGCCATCAATACAG CTGTACAACATGTTCCCAAAGTTTGGCAAGCTGGTGTTTTCAGCCAGAAAGAAAATGAGCGATATATTTGCTGCCAATAAACAGCATCATCTGATGCTGCTGAACCGTTTGAAAGAGACTCTCAGTCCACAGATGTGCAGAGGAGTTGCAGACGCTTTCCTCATCCATCAACAGCAACTCAAG GAATCTGGGATCACCGACAGTCACTACCACAACGACAACCTGCTGGTGACAATTATGAACCTGTTTAGTGGCGGTACTGAAACAACATCAAGTACACTGAGATGGGCATTCCTGTTTATGGCcaaatatccaaaaatacaaG ACCAGGTCCGGCAGGAGCTGAGGAATGTGATCGGAAGTCGGCAAGTTCAGGTTGAGGACAGACAGAACCTGCCTTTTACAGACGCCGTCATCCACGAGATACAGAGAATGGCCAACATCCTTCCTCTGGCTATTTCTCACAGAACTAGCCAAGACATCACGTTTCATGGTTATTTTATTGAGAAG ggAACTCCAGTAATTGCTGTTTTAACGTCCGTCTTGCAAGATGAGAGCGAATGGGAGAAACCGAACGTCTTTTATCCAGGCAACTTCCTCAGTAAAGATGGGAAGTTCCTCAAGCGAGACGCCTTCCTGCCTTTTTCAACAG GTCGCAGGGTTTGCCTTGGAGAGAGTCTGGCCAGAATGGAGCTTTTCATCTTCTTCGCCACGCTCCTGCAGCACTTCCGATTTTCTCCTCCACCTGGAGTTACAGAGGAAGAACTCGATCTAACTCCACAAGTTGGTGGTACTCTGAGCCCTCAACCTCACACGCTCTGTGTTATCCCTTTAAATTAA
- the LOC114158725 gene encoding cytochrome P450 2K1-like isoform X3 codes for MGAMEVFLQSFSPVSVLGSVILILIGFHFFLSKSRPQGHRQGPPGPKPLPINLLQLDIKRLDQSFLKLSKTYGSVFTVHMGPKKTVVLTGYKTVKEAFVSYAEEFGERVASTVTKEANLHHGIVWANGDSWKEMRRFALTNLKDFGMGKRVCEEKIIEECHVLIQKLKEFKGEAFDLSQHINYAACNVICSMVYGKRFEYDDPEFTTVVNRTNQAIQLLGSPSIQLYNMFPKFGKLVFSARKKMSDIFAANKQHHLMLLNRLKETLSPQMCRGVADAFLIHQQQLKESGITDSHYHNDNLLVTIMNLFSGGTETTSSTLRWAFLFMAKYPKIQDQVRQELRNVIGSRQVQVEDRQNLPFTDAVIHEIQRMANILPLAISHRTSQDITFHGYFIEKIIKNPAGSLQEEVD; via the exons ATGGGAGCGATGGAGGTTTTTCTCCAGTCATTCAGCCCAGTTTCAGTTTTGGGGTCTGTGATTTTAATCCTCATTGGGtttcactttttcctctccaagTCCAGGCCTCAGGGCCACAGACAGGGACCACCAGGACCAAAACCCCTTCCCATCAACCTGCTGCAGCTGGATATTAAGAGACTTGACCAATCATTCCTGAAG cttTCTAAGACGTATGGATCTGTGTTCACTGTCCACATGGGACCAAAGAAGACAGTGGTCCTCACAGGGTATAAGACGGTGAAAGAAGCATTTGTCAGTTATGCTGAGGAGTTTGGAGAACGGGTAGCATCCACCGTGACTAAAGAAGCAAACCTGCATCATG GTATTGTATGGGCCAATGGAGACTCCTGGAAGGAAATGCGCCGCTTTGCTTTGACCAACCTGAAGGACTTTGGGATGGGAAAGAGAGTATGTGAGGAGAAAATCATTGAGGAATGTCACGTCCTCATCCAGAAGTTAAAGGAGTTTAAAG GTGAAGCTTTTGATTTGTCCCAACATATAAACTATGCAGCTTGTAATGTAATCTGCTCCATGGTTTATGGCAAAAGATTTGAATATGATGATCCAGAGTTCACTACCGTTGTAAATCGAACAAACCAAGCCATTCAACTGTTGGGCTCGCCATCAATACAG CTGTACAACATGTTCCCAAAGTTTGGCAAGCTGGTGTTTTCAGCCAGAAAGAAAATGAGCGATATATTTGCTGCCAATAAACAGCATCATCTGATGCTGCTGAACCGTTTGAAAGAGACTCTCAGTCCACAGATGTGCAGAGGAGTTGCAGACGCTTTCCTCATCCATCAACAGCAACTCAAG GAATCTGGGATCACCGACAGTCACTACCACAACGACAACCTGCTGGTGACAATTATGAACCTGTTTAGTGGCGGTACTGAAACAACATCAAGTACACTGAGATGGGCATTCCTGTTTATGGCcaaatatccaaaaatacaaG ACCAGGTCCGGCAGGAGCTGAGGAATGTGATCGGAAGTCGGCAAGTTCAGGTTGAGGACAGACAGAACCTGCCTTTTACAGACGCCGTCATCCACGAGATACAGAGAATGGCCAACATCCTTCCTCTGGCTATTTCTCACAGAACTAGCCAAGACATCACGTTTCATGGTTATTTTATTGAGAAG ataattaaaaatcCAGCTGGGTCACTTCAGGAGGAAGTTGATTAG
- the LOC114158725 gene encoding cytochrome P450 2K1-like isoform X1 — translation MGAMEVFLQSFSPVSVLGSVILILIGFHFFLSKSRPQGHRQGPPGPKPLPINLLQLDIKRLDQSFLKLSKTYGSVFTVHMGPKKTVVLTGYKTVKEAFVSYAEEFGERVASTVTKEANLHHGIVWANGDSWKEMRRFALTNLKDFGMGKRVCEEKIIEECHVLIQKLKEFKGEAFDLSQHINYAACNVICSMVYGKRFEYDDPEFTTVVNRTNQAIQLLGSPSIQLYNMFPKFGKLVFSARKKMSDIFAANKQHHLMLLNRLKETLSPQMCRGVADAFLIHQQQLKESGITDSHYHNDNLLVTIMNLFSGGTETTSSTLRWAFLFMAKYPKIQDQVRQELRNVIGSRQVQVEDRQNLPFTDAVIHEIQRMANILPLAISHRTSQDITFHGYFIEKGTPVIAVLTSVLQDESEWEKPNVFYPGNFLSKDGKFLKRDAFLPFSTVGRGGVSGKKVCDGKLKTLEPRQTHPRCSIAASGQDLSFTRSFGRHQQNLKPKNRFYKRSWIFNSVKL, via the exons ATGGGAGCGATGGAGGTTTTTCTCCAGTCATTCAGCCCAGTTTCAGTTTTGGGGTCTGTGATTTTAATCCTCATTGGGtttcactttttcctctccaagTCCAGGCCTCAGGGCCACAGACAGGGACCACCAGGACCAAAACCCCTTCCCATCAACCTGCTGCAGCTGGATATTAAGAGACTTGACCAATCATTCCTGAAG cttTCTAAGACGTATGGATCTGTGTTCACTGTCCACATGGGACCAAAGAAGACAGTGGTCCTCACAGGGTATAAGACGGTGAAAGAAGCATTTGTCAGTTATGCTGAGGAGTTTGGAGAACGGGTAGCATCCACCGTGACTAAAGAAGCAAACCTGCATCATG GTATTGTATGGGCCAATGGAGACTCCTGGAAGGAAATGCGCCGCTTTGCTTTGACCAACCTGAAGGACTTTGGGATGGGAAAGAGAGTATGTGAGGAGAAAATCATTGAGGAATGTCACGTCCTCATCCAGAAGTTAAAGGAGTTTAAAG GTGAAGCTTTTGATTTGTCCCAACATATAAACTATGCAGCTTGTAATGTAATCTGCTCCATGGTTTATGGCAAAAGATTTGAATATGATGATCCAGAGTTCACTACCGTTGTAAATCGAACAAACCAAGCCATTCAACTGTTGGGCTCGCCATCAATACAG CTGTACAACATGTTCCCAAAGTTTGGCAAGCTGGTGTTTTCAGCCAGAAAGAAAATGAGCGATATATTTGCTGCCAATAAACAGCATCATCTGATGCTGCTGAACCGTTTGAAAGAGACTCTCAGTCCACAGATGTGCAGAGGAGTTGCAGACGCTTTCCTCATCCATCAACAGCAACTCAAG GAATCTGGGATCACCGACAGTCACTACCACAACGACAACCTGCTGGTGACAATTATGAACCTGTTTAGTGGCGGTACTGAAACAACATCAAGTACACTGAGATGGGCATTCCTGTTTATGGCcaaatatccaaaaatacaaG ACCAGGTCCGGCAGGAGCTGAGGAATGTGATCGGAAGTCGGCAAGTTCAGGTTGAGGACAGACAGAACCTGCCTTTTACAGACGCCGTCATCCACGAGATACAGAGAATGGCCAACATCCTTCCTCTGGCTATTTCTCACAGAACTAGCCAAGACATCACGTTTCATGGTTATTTTATTGAGAAG ggAACTCCAGTAATTGCTGTTTTAACGTCCGTCTTGCAAGATGAGAGCGAATGGGAGAAACCGAACGTCTTTTATCCAGGCAACTTCCTCAGTAAAGATGGGAAGTTCCTCAAGCGAGACGCCTTCCTGCCTTTTTCAACAG taggaagaggaggagtttcaGGAAAGAAAGTCTGTGATGGAAAACTTAAAACTCTGGAGCCAAGACAAACACACCCTCGTTGCAGCATCGCTGCATCAGGACAGGATCTGTCTTTCACTCGTTCGTTTGGGCGACATCAGCAAAACCTGAAACCTAAAAATCGATTCTACAAAAGGTCATGGATATTCAATTCAGTCAAACTATAG